A window from Tenacibaculum singaporense encodes these proteins:
- a CDS encoding LEA type 2 family protein has product MKKFIYFLPFLLLIISCSVKQKPIFLKVDDIKLLSASTDTIRVGANAYFENPNDIGGKIATDEIKVLIDEVEVAQVSSEEFKVPARKEFHIPLKVVIPSKRVFENNKNGIFGGVLNSLINQRLKIHFKGDLKYKVLGFSHVYPIDKVENVKIKF; this is encoded by the coding sequence ATGAAGAAATTCATTTATTTTTTACCTTTTTTATTGCTAATTATTAGTTGTTCGGTAAAACAAAAACCGATTTTTTTAAAAGTTGATGATATAAAATTACTATCCGCTTCTACAGACACGATTAGAGTTGGTGCCAATGCTTATTTTGAAAATCCTAACGATATAGGTGGTAAAATAGCTACTGATGAAATTAAAGTATTAATTGATGAAGTAGAAGTAGCACAGGTTTCTTCTGAAGAGTTTAAAGTTCCAGCTCGTAAAGAATTTCATATTCCACTAAAAGTGGTAATTCCTTCAAAAAGAGTATTTGAAAATAATAAAAACGGAATTTTTGGAGGTGTTTTAAACTCTTTAATAAATCAGCGTTTGAAAATTCATTTTAAAGGAGATTTAAAATATAAGGTTTTAGGTTTTTCACATGTATATCCTATTGATAAAGTAGAAAATGTAAAAATTAAATTCTAG
- the ribD gene encoding bifunctional diaminohydroxyphosphoribosylaminopyrimidine deaminase/5-amino-6-(5-phosphoribosylamino)uracil reductase RibD — translation MMNHEFYILRCLELAKNGIGTTRPNPSVGAVIVHNNKIIGEGFTSPYGGPHAEVNAINAVQNQELLKEATIYVTLEPCSHHGKTPPCADLIIEKGIPNIIIGCVDTNSLVAGKGIERLKKAGRNVIVGVCQKDCIEHHRRFFTVQNKKRPYIILKWAETKDGFIAPLKKDEQKPVWISNQYSQQLVHKWRSEEHAILVGTNTVIADNPSLTVRNWKGNNPIRIVIDKNLRIPSEVTVFDGNVKTIIVTEEKKEENQHVIYEQINFSFQVAEQICEVLHKHQIQSVIIEGGAKTLQTFIDANLWDEARVFIGDVIFGKGVKHPIFNAKLSSEEKVDNDTLRIYRND, via the coding sequence ATTATGAATCATGAATTTTACATATTACGCTGCTTAGAATTAGCTAAAAATGGAATAGGAACTACAAGACCAAATCCATCTGTTGGAGCTGTAATCGTTCATAATAACAAAATAATAGGAGAAGGGTTTACATCTCCTTATGGAGGTCCTCATGCAGAAGTAAATGCTATAAACGCTGTTCAAAATCAAGAGTTACTCAAAGAAGCAACTATATATGTTACGTTAGAACCATGTTCTCATCATGGAAAAACACCTCCCTGTGCAGATTTAATAATAGAGAAAGGAATACCTAACATTATTATAGGGTGTGTAGATACAAATAGTTTAGTAGCGGGTAAAGGTATAGAGCGTCTTAAAAAAGCTGGTAGAAATGTAATTGTAGGTGTTTGTCAGAAAGATTGCATAGAACATCACAGACGTTTTTTTACCGTTCAAAATAAAAAGCGTCCTTACATTATTTTAAAATGGGCTGAAACGAAAGACGGATTCATAGCTCCATTAAAAAAGGATGAGCAAAAACCAGTATGGATTTCCAACCAATATTCTCAACAGTTAGTCCATAAATGGCGTAGTGAAGAGCATGCTATTTTAGTTGGAACGAATACGGTAATTGCAGACAATCCGTCACTGACAGTTCGTAATTGGAAAGGAAATAACCCTATAAGAATTGTTATTGATAAAAACTTACGAATTCCGTCAGAAGTAACTGTTTTTGATGGAAATGTAAAAACAATAATTGTAACAGAAGAAAAGAAAGAGGAAAATCAACATGTCATTTACGAACAAATCAATTTTTCTTTTCAAGTGGCGGAACAAATTTGTGAAGTGTTGCACAAACACCAAATACAGTCAGTGATAATTGAAGGTGGTGCTAAAACATTACAAACATTTATCGATGCAAATTTATGGGATGAAGCTAGGGTTTTTATTGGTGATGTAATTTTTGGAAAAGGAGTAAAGCATCCAATTTTTAACGCTAAGCTATCTTCTGAAGAAAAAGTAGATAACGATACTTTAAGAATATATAGGAATGATTAA
- a CDS encoding HAD-IA family hydrolase translates to MIKNIIFDFGDVFINLDKEATYKELAKLGVTEISEEMMQQYYQYEMGLISTDEFVSFFHDKFNISKEDLIRSWNAILLDFPKHRLSFLKELAASNQYRLFLLSNTNDLHISWIQKDWGEELYNEFKSCFEQFYLSHEVNFRKPNADIFEFVLQENSLQASETFFIDDTKENTDTAQQLGIQVWNNCPKTEDVVDLLKRKEFIA, encoded by the coding sequence ATGATTAAAAATATCATTTTTGATTTTGGTGATGTATTCATCAATTTAGACAAAGAAGCAACATATAAAGAATTAGCAAAATTAGGAGTTACTGAAATTTCTGAAGAAATGATGCAACAATATTATCAGTATGAAATGGGATTGATTTCGACTGATGAGTTTGTGTCCTTTTTTCATGATAAATTCAATATTTCAAAAGAAGATTTAATCCGTTCGTGGAATGCTATTTTATTAGATTTCCCTAAGCATCGATTGAGTTTTTTAAAAGAATTAGCAGCCAGTAATCAATATCGACTGTTTTTACTAAGCAACACTAACGATTTACATATTTCTTGGATTCAAAAAGATTGGGGCGAAGAGTTGTATAACGAATTTAAAAGTTGTTTTGAACAGTTTTATTTATCACACGAAGTTAATTTCAGAAAACCAAATGCTGATATTTTTGAGTTTGTGTTACAAGAGAATAGTCTACAAGCTTCTGAAACCTTTTTTATAGACGATACCAAAGAGAACACTGACACTGCACAACAATTAGGAATTCAAGTGTGGAATAATTGTCCAAAAACAGAGGATGTGGTCGACTTATTAAAACGAAAAGAGTTTATAGCGTGA
- a CDS encoding EamA family transporter translates to MIYLIFSILISSLLFVIFKLFDVFKVNTLQAIVLNYAVALSFGFVHSEVSMTVAEIPDQPWFLGAFILGFLFITVFNVMGITAQKNGLSVASVAGKMSVVIPVLIGIFLYNESIGLVKVVGIILALIAVYLSSAKSDTSPVQFKNLLFPLLLFLGSGSIDTLLKYTETTYVPKEAVPMFLSTIFGCALLFGFFFLMAQLLSKKGGFEWKTLLGGVALGVPNYYSMEFLLKALQTKGLESSTVFTINNVSIVILTTVFALTFFKEKLVKKNWIGIGLAIISILLVVSA, encoded by the coding sequence GTGATATACTTAATTTTTAGCATTCTTATCTCTAGTTTACTGTTTGTAATTTTTAAACTCTTTGATGTTTTTAAAGTAAACACATTACAAGCTATTGTTTTAAATTATGCTGTAGCACTGTCTTTTGGTTTTGTGCATTCTGAAGTTTCAATGACGGTAGCTGAGATACCAGATCAACCTTGGTTTCTAGGAGCTTTTATTTTAGGTTTTTTATTTATTACTGTGTTTAATGTAATGGGGATTACAGCTCAAAAAAATGGACTTTCAGTAGCTTCAGTAGCCGGTAAAATGTCGGTGGTAATTCCAGTACTTATCGGAATCTTTTTGTATAACGAAAGCATCGGGTTGGTGAAAGTTGTAGGAATAATATTAGCATTGATAGCAGTATATTTATCCTCAGCAAAGAGTGATACTTCTCCTGTTCAATTTAAGAATTTATTATTTCCATTATTACTTTTTTTAGGTTCAGGAAGTATTGATACATTATTAAAGTATACCGAAACTACTTATGTTCCTAAAGAAGCCGTACCAATGTTCTTATCAACTATTTTTGGATGCGCATTGCTTTTCGGTTTTTTCTTTTTAATGGCCCAATTACTAAGTAAAAAAGGAGGATTTGAATGGAAAACGTTGCTTGGTGGAGTTGCTTTAGGAGTTCCTAACTATTATTCTATGGAGTTTTTATTAAAAGCTTTACAAACAAAAGGACTTGAAAGTTCTACAGTTTTCACCATAAATAATGTATCTATAGTGATATTAACCACGGTATTTGCTCTTACATTTTTTAAAGAGAAATTGGTCAAAAAAAATTGGATTGGTATTGGGCTTGCCATAATTAGTATTTTATTAGTAGTTTCGGCATAA
- a CDS encoding IMPACT family protein — MNEEIKDTYKTITKPSEETLFKDRNSKFFGYAFPVFSEEDIKERLEELRKQHHTARHHCYAWQLGTEKIRFRANDDGEPSNSAGQPIYGQIQSFDVTNVLIVSVRYFGGTKLGVGGLINAYRTSAQLALEASEIVEKTIDIHYKLKFGYDMMNKVQRIIKERNLDIINQKLELDCEYTISVRKKEAESIFETFNDLFKVEIKEIK, encoded by the coding sequence ATGAATGAAGAAATAAAAGACACTTACAAAACGATTACAAAACCCTCTGAGGAAACCTTGTTTAAAGACCGAAACAGTAAGTTTTTCGGATATGCTTTTCCTGTTTTTTCAGAAGAAGACATTAAAGAACGATTAGAAGAACTTCGTAAGCAGCATCACACGGCACGTCATCATTGTTATGCGTGGCAATTGGGAACAGAAAAGATTCGTTTTCGTGCTAATGATGATGGGGAGCCAAGTAATTCAGCAGGTCAACCAATTTACGGACAAATACAATCTTTTGATGTAACCAATGTCTTAATTGTTTCGGTACGTTATTTTGGAGGAACTAAACTTGGAGTAGGAGGATTGATTAATGCCTATCGCACTTCTGCGCAATTAGCATTAGAAGCTTCTGAGATTGTAGAGAAAACTATTGATATTCACTATAAGCTGAAATTTGGTTACGATATGATGAATAAAGTACAGCGTATTATTAAAGAACGAAACTTAGATATCATTAATCAAAAATTAGAATTAGACTGCGAGTATACTATCTCGGTGCGAAAAAAAGAAGCTGAAAGTATTTTTGAAACTTTTAATGATTTGTTTAAAGTGGAGATTAAGGAAATAAAGTAG